From Chelatococcus sp. YT9, a single genomic window includes:
- the glyS gene encoding glycine--tRNA ligase subunit beta, with protein sequence MPDFLLELLSEEIPARMQRKAAEDLKKRVTDALVERGLVYEGAQGFATPRRLALSIIGLPPRQPDLREEKKGPRVGAPDQAIQGFLKSAGLASIDEAKVVSDGKKGEFYVAVTERPGKETPEVLAEILPGIIRNFPWPKSMRWGAASAEAGSLRWVRPLQSILATFGPETETPDVVRLEVDGIVSSDVTRGHRFLAGPNPILVRRFEDYVAALERAKVVLDTDERKRRILNDAKTMAFALGLEVVEDEGLLEEVAGLVEWPVVLVGTFEEAFLDIPPEVIRATIRANQKCFVLRDAKTGKLANRFIITANIEAKDGGAAIAAGNARVVRARLSDAKFFWETDKRPLPDYADSGVKPLDQRLKKLEDLGIIFHEKLGTQGERIARIAALARELAPVVGADADTAERAARLAKADLVTEMVGEFPELQGLMGRYYAEAQGEDTAVAAAIEDHYKPQGPSDRVPTDPVSVAVALADKLDTLVGFWAIDEKPTGSKDPYALRRAALGVIRLVLENERRIPLATFIRTAHHGLYFLSKRDVIGVHVAADHPDIPHDGAAAQGPVHVDDLGMDIGLERVLVALQHGAEFDWHAADPLKQSISHTVLTPAFIVSRDLLSFFHDRLKVYLRDQGARHDLIDAVLALGEGGAAQDDLLMIVRRVEALGRFLDTEDGKNLLAGYKRAANILRIEEKKDGRAYDEAPDATLILNAGEEEERALVEALRVAEMEAKAAVGGEDFEGAMKALSVLRAPVDAFFDKVTVNADDPAVRANRLKLLNAIRAATRTVADFSQIAG encoded by the coding sequence ATGCCCGATTTTCTCCTTGAACTCCTTTCCGAAGAAATCCCCGCGCGTATGCAGCGCAAGGCGGCGGAGGACCTCAAGAAGCGCGTCACCGACGCCTTGGTCGAGCGGGGCCTCGTCTATGAGGGCGCGCAAGGGTTCGCGACCCCGCGGCGGCTGGCGCTCAGCATCATCGGCCTGCCGCCCCGCCAGCCGGACCTGCGCGAGGAGAAGAAGGGGCCGCGCGTCGGCGCGCCGGATCAAGCCATTCAGGGCTTCCTGAAGAGCGCGGGCCTTGCCTCGATCGACGAGGCCAAGGTCGTCAGCGACGGCAAGAAGGGCGAATTCTACGTCGCCGTCACCGAGCGGCCGGGCAAGGAAACCCCCGAGGTGCTGGCCGAGATCCTGCCCGGCATCATTCGCAATTTCCCCTGGCCGAAATCCATGCGCTGGGGTGCGGCGTCTGCCGAGGCCGGCTCGCTGCGCTGGGTACGCCCGCTGCAATCCATTCTGGCCACCTTCGGGCCGGAAACGGAAACGCCTGATGTCGTGCGCCTCGAGGTCGACGGCATCGTCTCGTCCGACGTGACGCGCGGACATCGCTTCCTGGCCGGGCCGAACCCGATCCTCGTGCGCCGCTTCGAGGACTATGTGGCCGCGCTGGAGCGCGCCAAGGTGGTGCTCGACACGGACGAGCGCAAGCGCCGTATCCTGAACGACGCCAAGACCATGGCCTTTGCTCTGGGCCTCGAGGTGGTCGAGGACGAGGGGCTGCTGGAGGAAGTCGCCGGTCTCGTCGAATGGCCGGTCGTCCTGGTCGGCACCTTCGAGGAAGCCTTCCTCGACATTCCGCCGGAGGTGATCCGCGCCACGATCCGCGCCAACCAGAAATGCTTCGTGCTGCGCGATGCCAAGACGGGCAAGCTCGCGAACCGGTTCATCATAACAGCCAATATCGAGGCGAAGGATGGCGGCGCGGCGATCGCCGCCGGCAATGCCCGCGTCGTGCGCGCCCGCCTGTCGGACGCCAAGTTCTTTTGGGAGACCGACAAGAGGCCGTTGCCGGATTACGCGGACTCGGGCGTTAAGCCGCTCGACCAGCGGCTGAAGAAGCTGGAAGACCTCGGCATCATCTTCCACGAGAAGCTCGGCACCCAGGGCGAGCGCATCGCGCGCATCGCGGCGCTGGCGCGCGAACTGGCGCCTGTCGTCGGTGCGGACGCGGACACGGCCGAGCGCGCCGCGCGGCTCGCCAAGGCCGATCTCGTCACCGAAATGGTCGGCGAATTCCCCGAGCTGCAAGGCCTGATGGGCCGCTACTACGCCGAGGCGCAGGGCGAGGACACCGCCGTCGCCGCGGCGATCGAGGATCACTACAAGCCGCAAGGCCCGTCCGACCGCGTGCCGACCGATCCGGTCAGCGTGGCCGTGGCGCTCGCCGACAAGCTCGACACGCTCGTCGGCTTCTGGGCCATCGACGAGAAGCCGACCGGCTCCAAGGACCCCTATGCGCTCCGCCGCGCCGCGCTCGGTGTGATCCGGTTGGTGCTGGAAAATGAGCGGCGGATCCCGCTCGCAACGTTCATCCGCACGGCGCACCACGGTCTCTATTTTCTCTCGAAGCGTGACGTTATAGGCGTGCACGTGGCGGCTGATCATCCAGACATTCCGCATGATGGGGCAGCCGCGCAAGGCCCGGTTCATGTCGATGACCTCGGCATGGATATCGGGCTGGAGCGCGTTCTTGTTGCTTTGCAGCACGGCGCGGAATTCGATTGGCATGCCGCGGATCCGTTGAAGCAATCCATCTCTCACACGGTTCTCACGCCTGCGTTCATCGTCAGCCGCGACCTCCTCTCCTTCTTCCACGACCGCCTGAAGGTCTATCTGCGCGACCAGGGCGCGCGGCATGACCTGATCGACGCGGTGCTGGCGCTCGGCGAGGGCGGGGCCGCGCAGGACGACCTCCTGATGATCGTCCGCCGCGTCGAGGCGCTGGGGCGCTTCCTCGACACGGAGGACGGCAAGAACCTGCTCGCCGGTTACAAGCGCGCCGCCAATATCCTGCGCATCGAGGAGAAGAAGGACGGCCGCGCCTATGACGAGGCGCCGGACGCCACTCTCATCCTCAATGCCGGCGAGGAGGAGGAGCGGGCCCTGGTCGAGGCGCTGCGTGTGGCCGAGATGGAAGCCAAGGCCGCCGTGGGCGGGGAAGACTTCGAGGGCGCCATGAAGGCGCTGAGCGTGCTGCGCGCGCCCGTCGATGCCTTCTTCGACAAGGTCACGGTCAATGCGGATGATCCCGCCGTCCGGGCCAATCGGCTGAAGCTCCTCAATGCCATCCGCGCGGCGACGCGCACAGTGGCGGATTTCTCGCAAATCGCGGGATAA
- a CDS encoding DUF3096 domain-containing protein: MSFNLIVIQPLVALIAGILILIMPRLLNFIVALYLIFIGVVGLFGDRIGPLLN; this comes from the coding sequence ATGAGCTTCAACCTCATCGTCATCCAACCGCTGGTTGCGCTGATTGCCGGCATACTCATTCTGATCATGCCGCGGCTCCTGAATTTCATCGTGGCGCTGTACCTGATTTTCATCGGTGTGGTCGGCCTCTTCGGCGACCGGATCGGTCCGCTGCTCAATTAA
- the ppdK gene encoding pyruvate, phosphate dikinase yields the protein MAKWVYTFGDGRAEGEAGMKNLLGGKGANLAEMSNLGLPVPPGFTITTEVCTYFYENGQSYPPDLAAAVDAALAHVGGLTGKTFGDEANPLLVSVRSGARASMPGMMDTVLNLGLNDVTVEAVAKAAGDERFAWDSYRRFITMYSDVVLGVGHHHFEEALELYKERKGLDLDTDLSAEDWKVLVKTYKDIVQKELGKPFPQAPSEQLWGAIGAVFGSWMNARANKYRELHGIPASWGTAVNVQSMVFGNMGDTSATGVAFTRNPSTGERALYGEFLINAQGEDVVAGIRTPQDITEAARIASGSSRPSLEKEMPAAYAELVRIYGLLEKHYRDMQDLEFTIENGKLWMLQTRNGKRTAKAALRIAVELAAEGLITEEEAVTRVEPAALDQLLHPTIDPKAERKVLATGLPASPGAASGEIVFTSEEAEEAKKAGRKVILVRVETSPEDIHGMHAAEGILTTRGGMTSHAAVVARGMGKPCVSGAGSLRVDGATGTLTAAGVTLKRGEIITIDGGTGQVLAGKVKMLEPELSGEFGTLMGWADKVRRMKVRANAETPLDAKTARTFGAEGIGLCRTEHMFFNGERILAVREMILADDEAGRRAALTKLLPMQRADFVELFTIMQGLPLTIRLLDPPLHEFLPRTDEEVAEVAASTGTSVAKLNARAHELHEFNPMLGFRGVRLAVAFPEIAEMQARAIFEAAVEAGKATGQPVTPEIMVPLVMTRAELDLTKERIDAMAKAVAAETGVTIAYQVGTMIELPRAAIKAGEIAGTAEFFSFGTNDLTQTTLGISRDDAGSFLGSYTAKGILPADPFVTIDVEGVGELVKLAAERGRAARPGIKLGICGEHGGDPASVAFCETVGLDYVSCSPYRVPIARLAAAQAALAGRKARGA from the coding sequence ATGGCAAAATGGGTCTACACTTTCGGCGACGGTCGCGCCGAGGGCGAGGCGGGCATGAAGAACTTGCTCGGTGGCAAGGGCGCCAACCTCGCGGAAATGTCCAATCTCGGACTTCCCGTGCCTCCGGGGTTCACGATCACCACGGAGGTCTGCACCTACTTCTACGAGAACGGCCAGAGCTATCCGCCGGACCTCGCGGCTGCCGTCGATGCCGCGCTCGCCCATGTCGGCGGGCTCACCGGCAAGACCTTCGGGGATGAGGCCAATCCACTGCTCGTCTCGGTGCGCTCCGGCGCCCGCGCCTCGATGCCGGGCATGATGGACACGGTGCTCAATCTCGGTCTCAACGACGTGACCGTCGAGGCTGTGGCCAAGGCAGCCGGCGACGAGCGTTTCGCCTGGGACAGCTATCGCCGCTTCATCACCATGTATTCCGACGTCGTGCTCGGCGTCGGCCATCACCACTTCGAGGAGGCGCTGGAGCTCTATAAGGAGCGCAAGGGCCTTGACCTCGACACGGATCTCTCCGCCGAGGACTGGAAGGTCCTCGTGAAGACCTACAAGGACATCGTGCAAAAGGAGCTGGGGAAGCCCTTCCCGCAGGCCCCGTCGGAGCAATTGTGGGGGGCGATCGGCGCGGTTTTCGGCTCCTGGATGAATGCCCGCGCCAACAAGTACCGCGAGCTGCATGGCATTCCAGCGAGCTGGGGCACTGCCGTCAACGTGCAGTCCATGGTGTTCGGCAACATGGGCGACACCTCGGCGACAGGCGTCGCCTTCACCCGCAATCCCTCGACCGGCGAGCGCGCCTTATACGGCGAATTCCTCATCAACGCCCAGGGCGAGGATGTGGTCGCCGGCATCCGCACGCCGCAGGATATCACCGAGGCCGCACGCATCGCGTCCGGCTCGAGCAGGCCCTCTCTCGAGAAGGAGATGCCAGCCGCCTATGCCGAGCTCGTGCGCATCTACGGTCTGCTCGAGAAGCACTACCGCGACATGCAGGATCTCGAATTCACCATCGAGAACGGCAAGCTGTGGATGCTGCAGACCCGCAACGGCAAGCGCACGGCCAAGGCGGCGCTGCGCATCGCCGTCGAGCTCGCGGCCGAAGGCCTGATCACCGAGGAAGAGGCCGTGACGCGCGTCGAGCCGGCGGCGCTCGACCAGCTTCTGCATCCAACCATTGATCCGAAAGCCGAGCGCAAGGTGCTGGCCACCGGCCTGCCGGCCTCGCCGGGGGCTGCCTCCGGCGAGATCGTCTTCACGTCGGAGGAGGCGGAGGAAGCCAAGAAGGCGGGCCGCAAGGTCATCCTCGTGCGTGTCGAAACGAGCCCTGAAGACATCCATGGCATGCACGCGGCCGAGGGCATCCTCACCACCCGTGGCGGCATGACCTCTCACGCCGCCGTCGTGGCCCGCGGCATGGGCAAGCCCTGCGTTTCAGGAGCCGGCAGCCTGCGTGTCGATGGGGCGACCGGAACGTTGACCGCGGCCGGCGTCACGTTGAAGCGCGGCGAAATCATCACGATCGACGGCGGCACCGGTCAGGTGCTGGCGGGCAAGGTCAAGATGCTCGAGCCAGAGCTGTCCGGCGAGTTCGGCACGCTGATGGGCTGGGCGGACAAGGTGCGCCGCATGAAGGTGCGCGCCAATGCCGAGACGCCGCTCGATGCCAAGACGGCGCGAACCTTCGGCGCCGAGGGTATCGGCCTCTGCCGCACCGAGCACATGTTCTTCAACGGCGAGCGCATCCTCGCCGTGCGGGAGATGATTCTGGCTGATGACGAAGCGGGCCGCCGTGCGGCTCTTACGAAGCTCCTGCCGATGCAGCGCGCCGATTTCGTCGAGCTGTTCACCATCATGCAGGGTCTGCCGCTGACGATCCGCCTGCTCGATCCGCCGCTGCACGAGTTCCTGCCGCGCACGGACGAGGAGGTGGCCGAGGTCGCGGCCTCCACAGGTACGAGCGTCGCCAAGCTGAACGCGCGCGCCCATGAACTGCACGAGTTCAACCCGATGCTCGGGTTCCGCGGCGTCCGCCTGGCGGTCGCCTTCCCCGAGATCGCCGAGATGCAGGCGCGCGCCATCTTCGAGGCGGCCGTGGAGGCCGGCAAGGCGACAGGTCAGCCAGTGACGCCGGAAATCATGGTGCCGCTCGTCATGACGAGGGCCGAGCTCGACCTCACCAAGGAGCGCATCGACGCCATGGCCAAGGCGGTTGCTGCCGAGACGGGCGTCACCATCGCCTATCAGGTCGGTACGATGATCGAGCTGCCGCGCGCCGCCATCAAGGCGGGCGAGATCGCCGGGACAGCGGAGTTCTTTTCCTTCGGCACCAACGACCTCACTCAGACGACACTCGGCATCTCGCGCGATGATGCAGGTTCCTTCCTCGGTTCCTACACGGCGAAAGGCATCCTGCCGGCCGATCCCTTCGTCACCATCGACGTCGAGGGCGTTGGCGAGCTGGTGAAGCTCGCGGCCGAGCGCGGCCGCGCTGCCCGTCCCGGCATCAAGCTCGGCATCTGCGGCGAGCATGGCGGTGATCCCGCCTCCGTCGCCTTTTGCGAGACGGTCGGGCTCGACTACGTGTCCTGCTCGCCTTATCGGGTGCCGATCGCACGCCTTGCC